The following are encoded together in the Methanosarcina flavescens genome:
- a CDS encoding adenosylhomocysteinase, which translates to MNEKELIESGNMKMDWARNHMPVLAIIREKFEEEKPLKGLKVGMALHVEAKTAVLVETLAAGGAEVSITGCNPLSTQDDVALALGTRKNISCFARYGVGSQEYYEAIDRVLDSKPDITIDDGADLIFKLHKERTDLLPNILGGCEETTTGVHRLHAMEKEGALKMPVIAVNDAMTKYLFDNRYGTGQSAWDGINRTTNLLVAGKNVVVAGYGWCGRGVAMRAAGLGASVIVTEVDPIRALEARMDGYRVMKMSDAAKLGDIFVTTTGNRDILTAEHFKSMPDGAILANSGHFNVEIDMEALTSLAKTVRTVRNNIKEYDIGDKRINVIAEGRLVNLAAGDGHPAEVMDMSFANQALCVRYIAENKLPNGVHRVPQELDNYVARMKLESMGISIDELTDAQVCYMSGWECGT; encoded by the coding sequence ATGAATGAAAAAGAACTCATAGAATCCGGAAACATGAAAATGGATTGGGCAAGGAACCACATGCCTGTGCTTGCTATCATCAGGGAAAAGTTTGAGGAAGAAAAACCCCTGAAAGGGCTGAAAGTAGGAATGGCACTGCATGTAGAAGCGAAAACCGCAGTCCTTGTAGAGACCCTGGCTGCTGGCGGTGCGGAGGTATCAATTACAGGCTGCAATCCCCTGAGCACGCAGGACGATGTGGCCCTTGCCCTTGGCACACGCAAGAATATAAGCTGTTTTGCAAGATACGGAGTAGGAAGCCAGGAATATTATGAAGCGATTGACCGTGTCCTGGATTCCAAACCCGATATCACCATTGATGATGGGGCAGACCTCATATTTAAATTACACAAGGAAAGAACCGACCTGCTTCCGAATATCCTTGGCGGCTGCGAGGAAACAACTACCGGCGTGCACAGGCTTCATGCTATGGAAAAGGAAGGCGCCCTGAAAATGCCGGTAATTGCAGTAAACGATGCCATGACCAAATACCTTTTTGATAACCGCTACGGGACAGGCCAGTCAGCCTGGGACGGAATTAACAGGACTACAAACCTCCTGGTTGCAGGCAAAAACGTTGTTGTTGCAGGCTACGGCTGGTGCGGGCGTGGAGTTGCAATGCGGGCAGCAGGTCTAGGAGCAAGCGTAATCGTTACCGAAGTTGATCCCATAAGAGCCCTCGAAGCCAGGATGGACGGCTACAGAGTCATGAAAATGTCTGACGCCGCTAAACTAGGAGATATTTTCGTAACCACTACCGGAAACCGCGATATCCTCACAGCCGAACATTTCAAATCCATGCCTGATGGAGCAATCCTTGCAAACTCCGGCCATTTCAACGTGGAAATCGATATGGAAGCCCTTACTTCCCTCGCAAAAACCGTCCGAACAGTAAGAAACAACATAAAAGAATACGATATCGGCGACAAGCGCATAAATGTCATAGCCGAAGGCAGGCTGGTTAACCTCGCTGCCGGCGACGGCCACCCCGCCGAGGTCATGGATATGAGCTTTGCAAACCAGGCTCTCTGTGTACGCTATATTGCCGAAAACAAACTTCCGAACGGAGTCCACAGGGTACCCCAGGAACTCGATAATTATGTAGCCAGAATGAAACTCGAATCAATGGGCATAAGCATCGACGAACTCACAGATGCCCAGGTATGCTACATGAGCGGCTGGGAGTGCGGAACGTAA
- a CDS encoding amidohydrolase family protein — protein MADIIIKNAYVLTMDPEKGDLKNGTVVIEDGKITEIGEKTDESADTVIDAKHSVVMPGLVNTHTHAAMTLFRGYADDLQLADWLEGHIWPVEAKLTAEDVYKGSLLACLEMIRSGTTAFADMYFYMDETAKAVEISGLRASLCHGLIELWNEEKGETDLKEGKRFVRAWQGAAEGRIKTMYGPHAPNTCSEEFLAKVREEASRDRAGIHIHLLETEAELLAMKERYGKCSVHLLEDIGFFGPDVLAAHCVWLSDGDIEILRKRGVNVSHNVISNMKLASGIAPVHKMLEKGVNVSLGTDGCASNNNLDLFEEMKIAALLHKVNTFSPTALPARQVLEMGTVNGAKALGMEAGMLKVGKKADLIVVDMKKPHLTPCFDVHSHLVYSARGSDVRTTIVDGKVLMDDYRVLAFDEQKVLEETQKAAEELIARANA, from the coding sequence ATGGCTGATATAATTATAAAAAATGCTTATGTTCTGACTATGGACCCTGAAAAGGGAGACCTCAAAAACGGAACCGTTGTCATTGAAGACGGAAAGATTACGGAAATCGGGGAAAAGACCGACGAAAGTGCTGACACCGTAATTGACGCAAAACATTCGGTAGTAATGCCCGGGCTTGTAAATACGCATACTCACGCTGCAATGACGCTATTTCGGGGTTATGCTGATGATTTGCAGCTTGCAGACTGGCTTGAGGGGCATATCTGGCCTGTCGAGGCAAAGCTAACTGCAGAAGATGTTTACAAAGGCAGCCTGCTTGCCTGTCTGGAGATGATCAGGTCAGGGACAACTGCTTTTGCAGATATGTATTTCTATATGGACGAAACCGCAAAAGCTGTTGAGATATCAGGGCTTCGGGCTTCACTCTGTCACGGGTTAATAGAGCTCTGGAACGAAGAAAAAGGAGAAACCGACCTTAAGGAAGGAAAGCGCTTTGTTCGAGCCTGGCAGGGGGCTGCTGAAGGCAGGATAAAAACCATGTATGGGCCCCATGCTCCGAACACCTGTTCTGAGGAATTTCTTGCAAAGGTCAGGGAGGAAGCTAGCAGGGACAGAGCAGGCATTCATATTCATCTCCTTGAGACGGAAGCCGAACTCCTTGCCATGAAAGAAAGGTACGGAAAATGTTCGGTGCACCTTCTGGAGGACATAGGGTTTTTCGGGCCTGATGTGCTTGCTGCCCACTGTGTCTGGCTTTCGGATGGGGATATAGAAATTCTGAGAAAAAGAGGGGTGAATGTCTCCCATAACGTCATAAGTAATATGAAGTTGGCTTCAGGGATTGCACCTGTCCATAAAATGCTCGAAAAAGGGGTAAATGTAAGCCTTGGCACGGACGGCTGCGCCTCAAATAATAACCTTGATCTTTTTGAGGAAATGAAAATTGCTGCCCTCCTGCATAAAGTCAACACTTTCAGTCCGACTGCCCTTCCTGCACGGCAGGTACTTGAAATGGGTACTGTAAATGGGGCAAAAGCCCTTGGCATGGAAGCCGGCATGTTGAAAGTTGGAAAGAAAGCGGACCTGATTGTTGTGGATATGAAAAAACCGCATCTTACTCCCTGCTTTGATGTTCATTCCCACCTTGTGTACTCTGCAAGAGGCAGCGATGTAAGGACAACAATTGTGGATGGAAAAGTCCTTATGGACGATTACAGGGTACTGGCTTTCGACGAGCAGAAGGTGCTGGAAGAAACTCAAAAAGCCGCAGAAGAGCTTATCGCAAGGGCAAATGCCTGA
- a CDS encoding HD domain-containing protein, translated as MDLIEKTREFVASFLEGEPSSHDMSHINRVEALCLEIQKVEGGNPLVLQLAALLHDVGVIKEHEEGGDHAVYSAEIASEFLSKAGLGKEVIEAVKSCILTHRFSAGEIPESLEARILQDADRLDALGAVGIFRAVLSMGALRMLKHATGLDKGSSKRTVYIEDPIEGFNEYMKYKPFTIPEKLNTDTAKKIAEERLKIMRLYLEALKLETGID; from the coding sequence ATGGACCTGATAGAAAAAACGAGGGAATTTGTGGCCTCTTTTCTTGAAGGAGAACCCAGTTCCCACGATATGTCACATATAAACCGGGTAGAAGCCCTTTGCCTTGAGATCCAGAAAGTAGAAGGGGGAAATCCTCTCGTCCTTCAGCTTGCAGCTCTTCTCCATGATGTCGGCGTAATTAAGGAACATGAAGAAGGAGGGGACCATGCCGTATACAGTGCCGAGATAGCCTCAGAATTCCTCTCAAAAGCAGGGCTGGGAAAAGAGGTTATTGAAGCAGTTAAGAGCTGCATCCTGACCCACCGCTTCAGTGCAGGAGAGATTCCGGAGTCTCTCGAGGCTCGGATCTTGCAGGATGCCGACCGTCTTGACGCCCTCGGAGCAGTGGGAATCTTCAGGGCTGTTCTTTCAATGGGCGCTTTGAGAATGCTGAAACACGCAACAGGGCTGGATAAGGGGAGTTCAAAAAGAACTGTGTATATTGAAGACCCAATTGAAGGCTTTAATGAATATATGAAGTATAAACCTTTCACGATTCCTGAGAAGCTAAATACCGATACGGCAAAGAAGATTGCTGAAGAAAGGCTGAAAATCATGCGCCTTTATCTTGAAGCGCTGAAACTTGAAACCGGAATTGATTAA
- a CDS encoding 4-phosphopantoate--beta-alanine ligase produces MTEIPKDHPRYESLLAREKVAAGVKMGITSIQGLIAQGRGESFDYLIGERSTKSALYAERAAVAALLLAKNPVISVNGNVAALAPDKVVALADVTGAKLEVNLFHRTETRVHLIIEQLKANGASEVLGKNPDATLELSHDRRLVDSRGIYSADVVLVPLEDGDRCEKLVEMGKTVITIDLNPFSRTSRTATISIVDNLTRALDNMIKLGVELKKERKEELVKLITTYENKRVLSEAISEIQENLKAMAAEVEY; encoded by the coding sequence ATGACCGAGATACCCAAAGACCACCCGAGGTATGAGTCCCTGCTTGCTCGCGAAAAGGTTGCAGCCGGGGTAAAAATGGGAATTACAAGCATTCAGGGGCTGATTGCCCAGGGAAGAGGTGAAAGCTTTGATTACCTCATAGGCGAGCGAAGTACCAAGTCTGCACTGTATGCTGAAAGGGCGGCAGTTGCAGCCCTGCTTCTGGCAAAGAACCCTGTAATTTCTGTAAACGGTAATGTCGCAGCCCTTGCTCCTGATAAAGTTGTAGCTCTTGCGGATGTTACGGGGGCAAAACTTGAGGTGAATCTCTTTCATAGGACAGAGACAAGGGTGCACCTTATTATAGAACAGCTTAAAGCCAATGGGGCTTCCGAGGTACTTGGGAAAAATCCAGATGCTACCCTTGAACTCTCTCACGATAGGCGGCTGGTAGATAGCAGGGGGATTTACTCCGCAGATGTGGTGCTCGTCCCGCTGGAAGACGGAGACCGCTGTGAGAAACTCGTGGAAATGGGAAAGACCGTTATAACCATCGACCTGAACCCTTTCTCACGGACTTCAAGGACAGCTACGATTTCGATAGTTGACAATCTCACGCGGGCACTTGATAACATGATCAAGCTAGGAGTGGAACTGAAAAAGGAGAGGAAAGAAGAACTTGTGAAGTTAATCACGACCTATGAAAATAAAAGAGTCCTCTCCGAAGCGATTTCCGAGATTCAGGAAAACCTTAAAGCCATGGCTGCAGAAGTGGAATACTGA
- a CDS encoding pantoate kinase, with protein sequence MIEIVKKALSMYTYESEEANFLAKAYAPGHITGFFQIHEHENPHRKGSTGCGIVLNGGVTTEVEVGRSVEETEIFLNGKRVEGKTSRTVVEIMTDVPVRIKSWAEIPTGCGFGASGAGALGTAYALNRALSLNQTVKSLTEYAHVAEVVNHSGLGDIAAQSSGGVVIRLQPGGPEYGLVDRIPAPEARVFCIVLGEISTDLVLRDEAATTRINSAGKAAMSELLKKPTLENFMQQAKTFASKTGLMSSRTKDVIEAANASGGFASQAMLGDTVFAIAPYSHEFPLYEALQEFGQVLEYGISTCVPKLMNE encoded by the coding sequence ATGATTGAAATTGTAAAAAAGGCGCTTTCCATGTATACATATGAGAGTGAAGAAGCAAACTTTCTGGCAAAAGCCTATGCTCCGGGACATATTACAGGTTTTTTCCAGATCCACGAACACGAAAATCCTCATCGTAAGGGTTCTACAGGCTGCGGAATCGTCCTGAATGGGGGCGTCACCACCGAAGTAGAGGTAGGGAGGTCTGTAGAAGAGACCGAGATTTTCCTTAACGGAAAAAGGGTTGAAGGCAAAACCAGCCGTACAGTCGTAGAGATTATGACTGACGTACCTGTAAGGATAAAGAGCTGGGCAGAAATTCCAACCGGGTGCGGATTCGGAGCATCAGGTGCAGGAGCTCTCGGTACAGCCTATGCCCTCAACAGGGCACTTTCCCTTAACCAGACCGTAAAGAGCCTGACTGAATACGCCCACGTAGCTGAAGTTGTCAACCACAGCGGGCTTGGGGATATTGCTGCCCAGTCCAGCGGTGGAGTGGTAATCAGGCTGCAGCCGGGTGGCCCCGAATACGGGCTTGTGGACAGGATTCCGGCTCCTGAAGCCAGGGTTTTCTGTATTGTACTTGGCGAGATCTCTACCGATTTGGTTCTGAGGGATGAAGCCGCAACCACAAGAATTAACAGTGCAGGGAAAGCAGCCATGTCCGAGCTGCTTAAAAAGCCCACGCTTGAGAATTTCATGCAACAGGCTAAAACGTTTGCCAGCAAAACAGGCCTTATGAGCAGCAGAACAAAAGATGTGATCGAAGCTGCAAACGCAAGTGGAGGATTTGCTTCCCAGGCAATGCTTGGGGACACGGTTTTTGCAATTGCCCCTTACTCCCATGAATTCCCTCTCTACGAAGCCCTTCAGGAATTCGGGCAGGTGCTGGAATACGGCATAAGTACCTGTGTGCCGAAGTTAATGAATGAGTGA
- the coaBC gene encoding bifunctional phosphopantothenoylcysteine decarboxylase/phosphopantothenate--cysteine ligase CoaBC, with protein sequence MKTPLEDAQNLADQKEPNRENPGQKEPDRVDEKDKQDRQKTARRKPENFHPTLWIQGQKSSSLAGKTIVLGVTGSIGTVRTVELARELIRNGAEVHAVMTEAATRILHPDALHYATGNPAITELGGRVEHVEFCGLKGRADLLLIAPATANTVGKIAFGIDDTPVTSFATTALGSGVPVMVVPAMHESMFRHPAVAENLVKLNSWGIQIVGPRLEEGVAKIAANEEIVLEVERILGSKTLENRKIIITSGSTAESIDPIRILTNRASGKTGKELALEAYRNGADVTLVHRDRLGFAGIREIFAESAAEMTEAVLLELENGYDVLISSAAIADYTAEPSPEKIKSGGELVLRLKPTRKLIKECREKYPDLIIVGFKAETGVEKQELLKRAGSTLKASKLDLIAANDVAKGGMGTEENELYLVGRKKSEHRHVSGNKRKLAAYILEEVAELLKQKLS encoded by the coding sequence ATGAAAACTCCATTGGAAGACGCTCAAAACCTGGCGGACCAGAAAGAACCGAACAGGGAAAATCCCGGTCAGAAAGAACCGGACCGAGTAGACGAAAAGGATAAACAGGACAGGCAAAAGACTGCCAGACGCAAGCCCGAGAATTTCCATCCTACGCTCTGGATTCAGGGACAGAAAAGCTCTTCTCTTGCTGGGAAAACCATAGTTCTTGGAGTTACAGGGAGCATTGGGACGGTAAGAACCGTTGAGCTTGCAAGAGAACTGATAAGAAACGGAGCTGAAGTTCATGCTGTCATGACAGAGGCTGCCACGCGAATACTGCACCCTGATGCCCTGCACTATGCTACAGGAAACCCTGCAATTACCGAACTCGGAGGCAGGGTTGAGCATGTAGAGTTTTGCGGGCTCAAAGGAAGAGCAGACCTTCTCCTTATAGCCCCTGCAACAGCAAACACTGTAGGAAAAATCGCATTCGGGATAGACGATACCCCTGTAACCTCCTTTGCAACAACTGCCCTTGGCTCTGGTGTGCCTGTGATGGTAGTTCCTGCGATGCATGAATCCATGTTCAGGCATCCGGCTGTAGCTGAGAATCTGGTGAAACTGAATAGCTGGGGTATCCAGATCGTAGGCCCAAGGCTGGAAGAAGGCGTCGCAAAAATTGCAGCAAATGAAGAAATCGTGCTCGAAGTAGAAAGGATACTGGGAAGCAAAACCCTTGAGAACCGGAAGATAATCATCACAAGTGGCTCAACAGCCGAAAGCATCGACCCTATCCGCATTCTGACGAACCGGGCTTCAGGCAAAACAGGAAAGGAGCTTGCCCTTGAGGCATACCGCAATGGAGCTGATGTAACCCTTGTTCATCGGGACAGGCTCGGATTTGCGGGAATCAGGGAAATTTTTGCAGAAAGCGCTGCTGAGATGACTGAGGCTGTGCTCCTGGAGCTTGAAAACGGATACGATGTCCTGATCAGTTCGGCAGCGATTGCGGATTATACAGCCGAGCCTTCTCCCGAAAAGATCAAATCGGGAGGAGAACTTGTTTTGAGGTTGAAACCTACCCGCAAGCTGATAAAAGAATGTCGTGAGAAGTATCCTGACCTTATAATTGTAGGCTTCAAGGCTGAAACCGGGGTTGAAAAGCAGGAATTATTAAAGAGGGCAGGCTCAACCCTTAAAGCCTCAAAACTGGACCTGATCGCAGCAAACGACGTTGCAAAAGGTGGAATGGGCACCGAAGAAAATGAACTGTACCTGGTTGGAAGGAAAAAAAGCGAACACAGGCATGTAAGCGGGAATAAACGCAAACTTGCAGCCTATATCCTTGAAGAAGTAGCTGAACTATTAAAACAAAAACTCTCGTGA
- a CDS encoding Vms1/Ankzf1 family peptidyl-tRNA hydrolase, which translates to MNDKKARKETSEITKKGLGTLIGKISGKGQLELEIDRLKSQIVRLELDLQSAKSQLEKKEALARLAVADRQEAEALLNQERIRTQTLSHELETLRSESEGKLKFRGIETLSPQAVQVYLSRLRSFHAPADDLLTVYLPSGTRLSEIMSEKILERVEEETRTLLDRLESETGVVIFYDFHRMICEAMAPPLPIASSTWQLGHNFKVALLEESLSKDYRILILILHAGESFIGFTPDAQVFDTKELIRSSVKEKHSKGGFSQRRFERLRGEDIAHHVDKVVEALHRFLEENRSVDFVILSGDFQLIGEIRKRLPLNLEVIEKPSDIRVEKTGGEEILRTVLSSRRYLL; encoded by the coding sequence ATGAACGACAAAAAAGCAAGAAAAGAAACCTCGGAAATCACAAAAAAGGGACTGGGTACGCTTATAGGGAAGATTTCAGGAAAAGGGCAGCTTGAGCTTGAGATAGACCGGCTCAAATCTCAGATCGTTAGATTGGAGCTCGACCTGCAGAGTGCAAAAAGCCAACTTGAAAAGAAAGAGGCTCTTGCAAGGCTGGCGGTTGCGGACAGGCAGGAGGCTGAGGCCCTTTTAAACCAGGAACGTATTCGGACTCAGACCCTCTCCCACGAGCTTGAAACCCTCAGGTCTGAGTCCGAGGGCAAATTGAAGTTTCGGGGAATTGAGACTTTGAGCCCGCAAGCGGTTCAGGTTTATCTTTCCAGACTCAGATCCTTCCACGCCCCTGCAGACGACCTGCTCACTGTTTACCTGCCCTCGGGTACTAGGCTTTCAGAAATAATGAGTGAAAAAATACTTGAGCGTGTAGAAGAGGAAACCCGTACGCTTCTTGACAGGCTTGAATCCGAAACCGGTGTTGTGATTTTCTATGATTTTCACCGCATGATTTGTGAAGCTATGGCTCCTCCTCTCCCAATTGCCTCCTCTACCTGGCAGCTCGGACACAATTTTAAGGTTGCTTTGCTTGAGGAAAGTTTGAGTAAGGACTACCGAATACTTATCCTTATCCTGCATGCAGGCGAATCCTTCATAGGCTTTACTCCCGATGCGCAGGTTTTTGACACCAAGGAGCTAATCCGCAGCAGTGTAAAGGAAAAGCACAGTAAAGGAGGCTTCAGCCAGCGCCGGTTCGAACGCCTGAGGGGAGAGGATATCGCGCACCATGTCGATAAAGTCGTCGAGGCTTTGCATAGGTTTCTTGAAGAAAACAGGTCTGTTGATTTCGTCATTCTGAGCGGGGATTTTCAGCTAATTGGGGAAATCCGAAAACGTCTGCCCCTCAACCTTGAAGTAATTGAAAAGCCGTCTGATATCAGGGTTGAAAAAACAGGCGGTGAAGAGATTCTCAGGACGGTTTTAAGCTCAAGAAGATATTTGCTGTGA